The nucleotide sequence ATTGGGATACGGAGGCTCCAACGATGCTCCACAATTCACCCCCTGATCACCTATGCACGCTCAATAGGAAATGCCATCACCTCTTCAATAGTGGTAGCCTCCATCATCGCCATGAGTAGGCGATCTATTCCCAAAGCTACTCCCGCACATCCTGGGAGCCCGTGATCGAGGGCCTCCAGCAAATGCTCATCCAGGGGAACCACAGGCAGCCCTACTCGACGACGCTGGGCACGATCCGCCTCAAAACGCCAACGCTGCTCTTGCGAATCGCCTAACTCGTGGAAACCATTGGCCAGCTCCACTCCTCCCAGGTAGACCTCGAAACGTTCCGCCACTGCAGGAGACCCCAACCTTACCTGGGCCAACGCGGCCTGAGAGGCAGGATAGTCATAGACGAAACTCGGCCGCCCCCTCTGCCCCAAAGTCGAGGCAATACAGTGGGTGAGCAGCAGATCGAGCCAACCGTCTCGATCCAGTGATTCCAGAGGTAGGGCCTCACCAACACCCAAGCCCATCGCCCGCTCCCGTAATTCAGCAACACCCGCTTGGTGAGGGTCAATCCCTACGTTGTGGCGGAAGATCTCCGCGTAGCTCAATCGCGCCGCCGGCGGACAACCGAGGATCTCGGCAAGCAACGCATCCATCTCATCCATCAGGGCATGGTGGTCAAAACCTGGTCGATACCACTCCAGCAAGGTAAATTCCGGGTTGTGCCAACGACCCCGTTCGCCACTACGAAATACTTTGCAGATCTGGTAGATAGACCCCGCCCCCGCCGCCAAGAGGCGTTTCATAGGAAACTCGGGGGAGGTGTGCAGATACAGAGGTTGCTGAGCTCGGGCGCCCGGCCCCTGATCACAGGTAACAAAACTCGCTACCTGTAGATCAGTGGCCGCAGCCACAGACAGTATCGGGGTATCTACCTCCATGACCCCCCGATACTCGAAAAAGCGACGAATCTTGGTGAGAACCCCGGCCCGCCTACGCAGGGCCGACAGCGAGGCGCTCGGACGCCAGTCCGCCACAACCACTACTCCTTCATCCGAGAGATGTATTCCACAGTACGGGTATCAACTTTGATCAAATCGTTGATACTAACAAATAGGGGGACGCGCACCACCGCCCCGGTCTCCAAGGTCGCTGGCTTACTGCCACCACTTGAGGTATCCCCGCGTAGCCCCGGATCGGTCTCCACCACGCGCAGTACCACCTGATTGGGTGGGGCCACACTCAGCGGGACACCGTTATAGAGGGTGACATTACAAATATCCTGTTCCTTGACCCATTTGGCCGTATCCCCGACGGCAGCTTCATCCGCAGCGTGCTGTTCGAAGGTCTCTTGGTCCATGAAATACCACAAGGAACCGTCGTTATAGAGGTATTGGAGCTGCATATCCACAACGTCCGCGCCCTCTAAAACATCACCAGACTTGTAGGTACGTTCGATGACCCGCTGAGTTTTAAGGTTGCGGATCTTGATACGATTGAACGCCTGCCCCTTGCCCGGTTTCACATACTCGTTTTCGAGTATGACGCACGGGTCACCATCCACCCGCACCTTGAGACCTGCTTTGATTTCGTTGGTACTGAAATTTGCCATAGTATTCCCGTTTACCCCGTGCCGAACTTGTCGCTAATCATAACCTCAAACACTATGCCAATGGAGCCTTCCCGCCCTTGGCAACGAGAACTAGCCAGTGCGATCCGAACCGTCGAGGCACTATGTAGCTTGCTCGACCTGGATCCAAGCCAATTTCCCGCACCGAGAGCAGGAGATAGCTTTCCTCTGCGGGTACCACGCGGCTACGTGGCACGCATGGCCAACCGCGACCCCCATGACCCGTTGCTGCTCCAAGTTCTACCGAGCTACGCAGAGGACATCACCTCACCCGGCTACATCGATGATCCAGTGGGAGATCTGGATGCCCGCGTTGCCCCTGGAGTTCTCCATAAATATCAGGGACGGGTCCTCCTCATTGCTACGGAGGCCTGCCCCATCCATTGCCGCTACTGCTTTCGCCGTCACTTCCCCCACGAACGCCTCGATTGGGAGGCGACCATGGCATATCTAGTGACACACCCAGACCTCCACGAGGTTGTCCTGAGCGGCGGCGACCCACTGTCCCTCTCCGACCGTCAATTGGCGGCCCTGAGCGAAAGGCTAGAGACGGTTCCTCATCTGCGCCGCCTACGCATCCACACGCGGATGCCCGTGGTCCTCCCTGAACGCGTGGACGACGCATTGATTGCCTGGTTGACCCAAGGACGCCTAGGTAAAGTCATGGTATTACACATCAATCACCCCAACGAATTGGACCACAAGGTAAGACAGGCCTGCGCTGCCTTGACGCAAGCCGGGGTAATGCTCCTCAATCAGAGTGTGTTGCTACACAACATCAACGACCGTGTCGAAACCCTTACCGCTCTCAGCGAGGCACTATTCGAAGCGGGCGTAACCCCCTATTACCTCCACCTCCTCGATGCAGTACAGGGCGCCGCTCACTTTGCGGTACCTGCCTCCTCCGCCTTAATCCTCATGGAGGAATTGCGTATTCGCCTCCCAGGATATCTCGTCCCCCGCCTCGTCCAAGAATCAGCCGGCGCCCTCGCGAAAATAGCCGTTACCTGCTAGTGCGCATCTGCTTCGTGATGTCGTCCAGGATCAGGGCCAAGGGCCAA is from Gammaproteobacteria bacterium and encodes:
- the efp gene encoding protein chain elongation factor EF-P; translated protein: MANFSTNEIKAGLKVRVDGDPCVILENEYVKPGKGQAFNRIKIRNLKTQRVIERTYKSGDVLEGADVVDMQLQYLYNDGSLWYFMDQETFEQHAADEAAVGDTAKWVKEQDICNVTLYNGVPLSVAPPNQVVLRVVETDPGLRGDTSSGGSKPATLETGAVVRVPLFVSINDLIKVDTRTVEYISRMKE
- the epmA gene encoding EF-P-lysine lysyltransferase, whose product is MADWRPSASLSALRRRAGVLTKIRRFFEYRGVMEVDTPILSVAAATDLQVASFVTCDQGPGARAQQPLYLHTSPEFPMKRLLAAGAGSIYQICKVFRSGERGRWHNPEFTLLEWYRPGFDHHALMDEMDALLAEILGCPPAARLSYAEIFRHNVGIDPHQAGVAELRERAMGLGVGEALPLESLDRDGWLDLLLTHCIASTLGQRGRPSFVYDYPASQAALAQVRLGSPAVAERFEVYLGGVELANGFHELGDSQEQRWRFEADRAQRRRVGLPVVPLDEHLLEALDHGLPGCAGVALGIDRLLMAMMEATTIEEVMAFPIERA
- the epmB gene encoding lysine 2,3-aminomutase, whose product is MEPSRPWQRELASAIRTVEALCSLLDLDPSQFPAPRAGDSFPLRVPRGYVARMANRDPHDPLLLQVLPSYAEDITSPGYIDDPVGDLDARVAPGVLHKYQGRVLLIATEACPIHCRYCFRRHFPHERLDWEATMAYLVTHPDLHEVVLSGGDPLSLSDRQLAALSERLETVPHLRRLRIHTRMPVVLPERVDDALIAWLTQGRLGKVMVLHINHPNELDHKVRQACAALTQAGVMLLNQSVLLHNINDRVETLTALSEALFEAGVTPYYLHLLDAVQGAAHFAVPASSALILMEELRIRLPGYLVPRLVQESAGALAKIAVTC